One Carettochelys insculpta isolate YL-2023 chromosome 1, ASM3395843v1, whole genome shotgun sequence genomic window, agatctcTTATGTATATGCTGAACTTCACTGCTTCCCATACAGTCCCCTTGTCCACACCCTTGTTGCCCCGTCTAGTGGATTAGTGATGTGCAATTTCCCTTCAAAAAAAATCATGTTGACCAGTCCACACAAAATTATCCTTTTTCTTTTGTAGAGAGGTGAAATGAGCGTTGTTAATAGTTTATCTTGTGTTATGAAAGTCCTGCCATGTAGCACTTTGTGTTGAATTTTGATCATCAATGAACGTCTCTAGGTCAGAGAGGTCATTGTTGATCCTCTCCTGTTtattgtacaggatgctgataaGGTGGTTCCTCAGTTACTTTCAGAGTGTGCAAGATAATCTCTCACTGCCATCAGTGTAGTGCCTTGATTATAATGCATTTTTCACTTGGGATATGATGTTCATCTTTTTGCAGTTGGAGAAGATGACATCCGTGTGTATTggtggaaggttttttttttcatatagttgatggatttccactccaaatggctaaatgtaccTCTCTCAGGCTATTTACCACTCAAAAttgtgttcatctatgtgtctgactaAATTGTCCTGGCTTGTAATTTCATCATTGAAGTTAGTCAGGCTTACCAGCCTATAACcaccaggatcacctctggattctttttttttaaaaaaaattggcatcacattcaCTATCACCAAGCAATTTTTTACAAAAGCGGTTTTAAATTACAGATTACAAAGCCCAGACGGTACTTCTATAATTTCACATTTCAATGCCTTCGGGGCTCTGGGGCGAAtcccatctggccctggtgacttattactatatAATTTATCaattttgttccaaaatctcctctaagaACCCTTCAGTCTACTAcagctcctcagatttgtcacataAAAATAATTGCTGAAATGTGCATGTTTACCTGAATTGATCAGCTACTTTATTATGGCTTGCCACTGATCTGAAGTGGTAAAACATATATAGGTTCTTGTTCCAAGTCACTGAAAAGGATTAGAGaacacagagggcttgtctacacttgccctcaaattctaagggggcatgttaatcagggtgatgggagataactaatgacatgctgcagtgaatacacagaccttcatcaggctaattctcccccgcggcaacttcaaagtgtcaaacttcaaaatccAAGCATAagtgtagctgtgggcatttGGAAGTGCCTGTGcgacttccaagtgcctttaccccccaaaattttgaggagtaaaggcacttcaaagtaaaacagggacttcgaagtacacgcatgccagcacttcgaagtttgactgAAGTCACCACGGGGGAGAATTGGCCAACTGAAgggctgcgtattcaccgcagcccTTCGTTAGTAatgtcccatcaccctgattaacatgcccccttagaagctgggggcaagtgtagaccaagccagagAGTTTGAAGTTGAGAGGGAATTCTTGAGTTATGTGGCAAGGACAATTATATATAGGACAATACCAAATTaataagatttttatttaaatgaatgaaAGAACAATTAATGCTGCAACACAAACTTGTAAAGAAATAATGCAATTCTATGAACCCTGGTGGTAAGACCCCTATTCTGAGTTACTGCTTAACGTAGCATATtcaccccttccctcaagccctGGCAATGGGAGACAGAGGACCAGCCCCTTTCTAATATGCCTGAAGAATTTGATGGCCCAGGTTAGGCTCAAGTGTCGAGCAGCAGAGCTATATTACAAAACTGAGCTAATAGTGTGACAGAAGATAGGAAAATGTAATGACCACTCTACTGCATGTTTGCTTGCCCTCTCAGAGGGCCTTGGCACTGCTTGAATCTAGGCTCAACCTACCACCTTGCCTCAGATCTTATTTCCTCACCTACACAAGTTTTCTGGTGCTTACTCTTTTGGTTAAAATATAAATGATATTCATGCCCATGAATATCAATTATCTTATCCCTGAAACCTTTACTTCTGCCCTACCTAAGAACTTGCATATTCTGTGGTGTGCGCTGCAGGTACCAGTCTATGCCAGAGTTATGATTAACCTATTCAGCCCTTCGTTTGGCTCCCCATTCAGTTCCCCTAAGTCACAGGATGCTGTGGCAAGAGGCCTTTTGCAGACTAATGTCGGATGCTTTGTTCTGTAAAACCCTGATATTGGGATCTCAGCACCTTTAACATATGTATCCTTCTGCCACTGctgagaggcagggcagggctactATCCACCTGTGCAGAGGCTCAGAGATGGCCGATGACTTGCCCATGGCAATACACGCTAACTGAATCAAACCAGCTCTCCTGAGTCACCGACCGGTGCCCAGAACGCAGGACCAGCTTTTCATCCATCCGAGTGGTGACAGGCCTGACTGGATTATCTGGTGTGTTAgcagagctcccttctgcactgcaCAGAGTGGAGTTGGCCTAGAGCTAAGAGACAGTGGTTTGATGTCCCAAGGGCACAGCCTGCTCTGGCCAATTCCCTGCAAAAGGAACTATCCTAAAGTGCGAAGTTGGGACCTGAGGTAGCCCTGGGGAGAACCTCTCCCTCCAAAAGAGAGGGTCTCCTACCTTCcagctccatcctcctcctccactgcagaACACCCCCTCCGTCCTTCTCGCTGGTTCAGTGTTCCTTCAGGCTTGGTCTGACCTTTCTCCCTTGAAGCCCCTTCTTGTACCCATATACGGCCACTAAGCCCTGCCCTTTTCTCCCCCACTTTCCCCAACATTCTTCCTCCCTGTCAGGCTGTGCACAAAACTGCCCTAGAGGCCCAATGTCTTGTGGAGATCCTGAGGCGCTCCCTGGTTTGCATACCTTGGGCAGGGTGGTTAACATATGAAGATCTGAGGCTTCTCAAAGTGCCTCTGGCTCTCTGACAGCTTTTCCATTGTCCTGATTCTGACTTCTATCAGGAAAGGGGGCAGAGTCTCAGGTAAAGGGGAACCATATGGGTGAGCCACTGGGGGAAgagatttgggggaaaaaagacccAGTGTCGAAAAGGTGGCCACAGCTGTCACTCATGTTTTTCATCTCTCATATCCTCAGCCCTGGAGACAGACGAAGCATTGCCAATTCACTTGCTGAAACTCCTGATGATCCTCGCAcgaaggtgtttgcttttcacactgtacacgATTGGATTGACCAAGGGAGGGACCAGaaggtagacatagcccaggagaacCTGAAACAAGTGAGAAGAGCTATTTCCAAATCTGTGTACCACAGCCAGGCCAATGTCTGGTATGTAGAAGAGCAGGACggcacagaggtgggagacaCAGGTGTTCAGGGCCCTGAGGCACTCTGCACGGGATGCAACACTGAGCACTGTTTTGAGGATCATCACATAAGACAGGAAGATGAGGAGTGAGTCCAGCCCCAATGTGAAGAGTGTAGTAAACATTCCATAAATGCTGTTTACTGTGATGTCCGAACAAGCCATCTTCATGACATCCTGGTGCAGgcagtaggaatgggagaggacatTGTCTCGACAGTATCGGAACCGTTTCAGGAGAAAGGGAAGTGGGAATATTACGGCCACCCCTCTCAGCAGAAGCACCAGCCACACCTTGGCTATTCTCGGCAGAGTTAGAATGGAAGTATATCTCAGCGGGTTACTGATCGCGATGAAGCGATCAAAGGCCATCAACAAAAGGACAGAGGATTCAGTTTTTGCAAGCACGTGAATGAAGAACAGCTGTGCAAAACAGGCATCAAGGCTGATATCCTTAGAGTTAAACAAGAAAGTGCCCAGTATGGTTGGCATGGTAGCTAATGACATGCCAATGTCTGTGACAGCCAACATGGacaggaaaatgtacatgggctcatggaggcttggatctgTTTTTATAATGAGCAGAATGACTGAATTGCCTACAATGGAAATTACATACATTAAGCAGAAGATGAGAGCAATCCAGAGATGAACATCTTCATGCCCAGGTATCCCGATGAGATGGAACACTGCAGAGTTGAATTTGGTGTCATTAGCGGATGACATAATGTACTGGGCAGGTCTGAGGAGTTTTGAACTTTCTTTCCTAACAGAAAAAAGAACAGACGAATAGATGATACATATCAAAACATCCTTCTGCTTTCAGTGCATGTTTAGAAACTTCCTGGAGCTAAaggaaaatcaggaaaaaatagcTTTGACTTAACTCCATAGATAGGAAGATAGACACTGCCAGGGCAGATGAGACTAGCtttccacctagcccagtatctggGTATCGGCATGAGATgcagaaaaaaatggaagaagCCCTGCAATAGGCACCTATAAGAGAACCTGGTCCCAGGAAAATTTGCCCTCAACTCCAATTAGTTAAAACAGTTTGTGGTGTAAAACAGGAAGCATTTAGAGCTCTTTTGATGATTTTTAAGTGCCGAAGGGAAACAGATGTTGTATTGACCAGAATGACACTGAAGCCATTTATAGCCATGCTGATTTGGCTCACAAATTGCCCCACAACCTATGGGATAAAATTCTTAGGGATGGGTTCTTAATTCAATAACAGTGACTTTAAGGGTCTCACTCCAGATTTAGATGTGTAAATATGACCAGATGGATTAACTTTCCCTTACCAAATGTTCCAAGGGAGACACTGTGAACCTCAGGATTTCCTCCAGGAGAATCTAAAGTACTTTGCCTGGCCAATGATTACTGAATCCAGAGacttcagtcctcccaaaagcTTCTCTTCAGCCTCACAGGACCAGTGCCCTGTTCCCATTCGAGGGTCTGTGGATACCTTAAAAGTTACACGGTCATGTGGACAGTTATTTGGGCTGGGTGGGAAAGGGGCTGGACCCATGCATGTGTGAATAGTTCAAATACTAGGTTTCAACTATTATAACCTGGAGTGTGCAAGTTAGGTTGTGTAACAGGTGATGGATGTAAATTACATACAACCAATATAACACTTCTCTTTCTTGCAACTCTGCTCTACTCTCTGCTGAAACACTGAGCTGTTGTTCTGTTCTCTCAGGACATTTTGGAATGTTTTGCAGAGTTCTTGAGTTCCTCAACCTCAGTGTAAATGTCAGGAACAGTTTCTGGTCACTTACCAGGATACAGTATCATACCACTGTTTTGAACTAATGAATAGTACAAACCCAATGCAAACAGTAAGGTATAGGGAGTTTTTCTGAAATGCTTCCTAAAATGAAAGTCATTAAGCAATAAAGTTATCACTGCTGTTTCTTGTGGAGGTTCCAACATTTTTGTGTCTGGCTTTCAACAAACATTCATGTAATAAAAGTTTAGTTTTCAATAACTGTAATACCATAAaacatttttgcataatttttcatagaatcatagaacaatagagctggaagagacctaaaaaagccatgaagtccagccccctgccctaggcagtaCCAAATCCATCatatcagccctgccagggctttgttgaggcaagacttaaacacctccagggatggagactccactacttccctgggtaggccattccaatgcttcaccatcctcccagTGAGAAAGCTTTTCGCaatattcaacctggacctttccaaccatagcttgagaccattgttccatgttctgccatctgtgaccagcctctctccagcctctttgcaacctcccttcagtaagttgaaggctgttatcaagtcccctacAGATTTATACACCTGTACTTCACAACACAAGTAAACTCCTTTTTTCCCTCTGATCTTCCTTCCAAGATGACTTCTCAGGTAAAAGTGGGAATGAAAATGTAGCTTCCGTTCCACAATTTTTTTCAGAATCTGAAGCTATTGCAGTCTCTCAGGCTTCATTCAGTCACTTGTCAGCACACACAAGTCCAGTAGCTCCTCCGATCCTGGGTTAAGAGCTGACTGGTTCTCCTCAGGTTTTGTCTGCTCTGTCCGTAACCAGCACCCAGAGTGGTAGCCGGCACTGATGTCAATCTATATAATGTTCGTTTCCTGAGCTTTTACCCTGTGGTAAAGAGTAACCCCAGTGCATGTTATTCAGCAACAATGAGGGTGTGCATGAAGTGGGAATCAGGTCGCATGTAAGAGTATCATGCAAATGGAACTCAGATTACACCTAAAAGTAAtctattcctctctctctctctctctctgtctctaccAGCCTGTATCCTCTAGTCATAAAATATGCAGCACACAGGACCAGCACTCTGCCAGACATGGAGCTGAACTGTGATAATAATTGTGTACGTTAAACCCAGTGTTTGGGATGTTTGCTACATTGGCTTAACTATTGGGGTTATTTATGTTATGGCTACGTTGGGTTAAACCAGGCTGACCCTTCTTAGCTTGATGGCAGGCTGCTGGAAATCAAGAGACAGAGCTCAAGAAAACATTGCTGATTTCCACAGTTCTGAGAGGCTCTTCAGACAGACAGGTGCAAACTCTGCTGGGGAAGGCTGAAGGCCCTGGGCCTGACTGGTTCCACATCCAAGTGTGAGGGTTCTGGGGTCAGAGACATGTAGATACTGTAATTTGAAAATTCCCTTGTTCTCCCATGCAACGCTTCTTTTGTACTTAACATTATGGGGACACAGGTAgatgtgttggagggtagggagagggtccaaagtgacctagacaaattagaggattgggccaaaagaaatctgatgaggttcaacaaggacaagtgcagagtcctgcacttgggacagaagactctcaagcactgttacaggctggggaccaactgattaaccctaaccctaaccccctccccagcaaagaaaggatgtggatgaattggagatggtccagaagagggcaatgaaaatgattagggagatggagcacatgacttatgaggaaaggccgagatatttgggcttatttagtttgcagaagagaagagtgagtggggatttgatagcagccttcaacttcctgaaggggggctcaaaccagggaggagggaagttgttctcagtagtgacagatggcagaacaagttacagaggaggagatgTAGGAAGAATAGtgggaaaaaactatttcaccaggaaggtggtgaagcactggaatatgttacatagaaaggtggtggaatctccatccctagaggttgctaagtctcagcttgacaaattcctggctgggatggtttagttggggttggtcctgctttgggaagggggctggacttgatgacctgctgaggtctcttaCAGCCCTAgggttccatgattctatgattattttgttttaagaagGTTGAGTGCTCACTCTTTTGCTCACTAGTCACAGACTCCCAAAGTGAAGTTATTTGTCTGAAATCACAGGGACATCCTGGACAGGCACAGTTGGATCAAAGAGTTCTGTTGTCTAACGCTCAATTTGGgggaaagaagaaggaaaaataccATCCCATGGGAGGGCAGAATCTGAGAACAGAGGTGAGCAGAGATACCTGTAGCCCAGTAACTCTGAGGGGTCCTTGCAGGGTAGAAGTTTTGGGGTACTCAGACTGTCAGGAATAGGTAACGTGCCCCATAGGACTTGTCACCACAGAGCAATGCAGCCTGAATTCCTGGGTTCACCATCGAGACAGAGAATAAACCACTTGAAAACACATTTGCGGATTAAATCTCCAGGAGCAAATAAACGTAGGGCAATCTGGGAACTAGTCATCTATATTCCATAGGGTCTCCTCTGCTCAGCTCCTAGAAGGATCAGGTCCAGATCACACTGCACACTGACAAATCATTAACTTCCAAACACGGATATGGGGCACCAGGATTTTAACACTATGAGGCCACTTCTAGTGTGAGATTTTTCTGTGGCTAGAGCTTAAGGGGATGTATGGGTGGGATTTCCAAGCTACCCATTActgcctgccttccagctcctgtcACTGAGTCACCCCAACAACCCAGTTGAGTCTTCTACCGCTGGATAGAACATCTGGCCATAAGAATAGCTGGCAGCTTTCTCCTTCACTTTGCATTTTAAAGATAGTGAAATATGCAAACATACCCAATTCCTGCTAGATGGGAGCCGCTGACACCAAAGGTCTTCACCCTCAAACAGAAGGCATCATCGGTGAGGTGGCACAGGCAGTCGGCAGTGACTATTCAGTTAGAGAGGCAACTGTCTTTATGAAGCATGCTGGTACATTCCCTGGGGAGCCACTTGGCGATTAGAGAATCTCAGCTTCTTGACTGAGTTTGCATAGCTTTAACTCCCACCACAGCCAATGGCAAATTGCAGGAGGCCAAATCACAGGGGATGCACAGAGATGCTACCCAAGTGGACTtcagtgccagccctgctgcagactcTGTTCTTTGTCATCACTGTTTGTGTGGTACTGATTAGCCAAATGGCTACCTTAAGTGTGACCCAGTGGTAACAATGATACTCTCACAGCTGTGATCTTGCtgaacttcttcttcttctactaCCACTACTAAAGGACCAGAattctccctggcagccccctatTCTGAATTAACATACCAAGGCACAGACCAGTGAAGGGACATTCCAAAAGGCACCATACAATTTGAatctccctagtctggcacccttggagcCTAACCGGTACCaagtgacagaagttttgcagactgcactacagctaaacaacagcagagaacactgagcgCTAGGAGGGGTGGCAGTAaataaaccttatgggaccacaggaaacttggccacatccatgataagtgttcTTCTGGTGGACTAAAACCACGTTGGATTATGGATGTCACCCAACAAGAGagagccagactagagaggctcatcCTGCCCATGGAAATTTCCTTTGGATCACTGTCTAACTTATTCATTCTGACTTCTTTTGTATTCTTTTGCCAACACTGTCTTTTGGCTTTTTGAGGTCATCTGGAGGTCATCGCTCCATCACCGTATATGCTATTGCTCTGATGATACTGGGGCCCTTTTCCATAGCTATTCTTGCCTAAATTCATCATTCTTGAATATGAGTAACCAGAATTTATCCATTTTCCAGAGAAGGTCTTATGGGTGCCTCCAATAAGGATATTAATGCATTCTCTTTTGATAGGTTCTCCAATCTCATCTGCCTTGTTCACAGCTGCATTGCAATCATCCTTGGACTATGTAATACACCCATGTCTTTCTCCTTATCTTCTTTTTCCCAAGTTACCCTTATCTATATAAGCAAGTACATAGTAAGTAGAAgtacagaagactgagaggtgagtACGCATTTATTCATGGGGACAAAATACCAGCTATGAACACATCCTTAATGTAACAAGGAAATTTATAATAAGAACCAGTGACTGGAAAGTGAAACCAGAGAAGTCAAACTCGGAAATGAGGCACATGTTATTAACAGCAAGGGTGTGTAATCGATGGAATAATGGTCAAGGAAGGTATTGAATTTACCTGCTATCTCTAAACCATGAATTGGTGCCTTCCTGGAAGAGATGCTGTAGAAGAACACAGGCCTTATGTTAATCAATCACAAGTCATTGGGCTCAATGTGGGTGAAATTCTGCATCTTCTATTATCCAGGAGTTCAGAATAGATCAGTTCTTCTCAAGCTTTTTTAATGATCCCCCTTTTCTGTAAGAGTTTATGCTCCCCCATCCCTGGCCACACAAACAcaaatgctgggcctgggcttTATTTGGGTCACTTTCACCTTCTTTGCTTTCCACTTGAGTTTTCTTTGGTTATACAAATGAGGCAAAGAACCATTCCCCTGACAATAAAAGCAAAACTGAGATTGTGGTCCTTGTTTCCAATTAAATGTGCACCCCTCACTACTGGAAACAGCCTTGCATAATCTCACCAGCTTTGTACACTGCTATGCACACTTAACTGTAATTCAACACAAGAAAAAGATGCCGGCTGGAGACAAACACACAGTGCCAACTGAAGGCTGTATCTCTCTGAAGGAATCTGCTTGAAAGGATATTCACGCTGTGGTTAAAATATGCATAGGAAGGATTTTTCCTTAAAGCTCTCATGGCTCCAGTCCTCCAAATATATTTTGCCCCCACAGGGGCATTCCCCAAGTTTTTGAACCTCGAAACTAGGTGTTCTAATGACTCCTTCTGACCTTAAATTATATGATTCATTGTTTTGGGTGGATTGTTATCCTGGATGCATATTGAAAAAGTTGCCCCTCTGAATGCTGACATGCACTCAACAAGAAGAGAGCATGGCCAAGAAGAATCATCACTGTAAAACCAGGTAATAGGGTCTCTTTGCCCTCAAAACTAAGTCATTGTCCATCCTGGCAGGTATCTCACAATTTCCCCACTCCCTGAGTTGGGAACAACTTCCCTTCTCTGCTAGGTTCTTTAATCCAACGTGACACCTCTGTCTCTTCCCTTCAGATGTTTTTGGCCACATTGATTCAGTCATCCCCAGCCACCTTAAAAcaaacatgtttatttttaagagcagaaagCATTACAGAAAATGGCTTAAAAATAACAGCAGCTGTCACACATCCATCTTCACCTACCTCACCTATCACAACAAGATATTCTAGACTGGGTTTGATCTTCTGACCCAGGAACAGAACTGACCTTACTTTGGTTCCTTTGGGAAGCCAAGGATCTCTTGAGACCTAGCCTAGTTTCCCAGTGTCTCTGACAGCAAATTCTCAGCTGTTTGTTCCACTCTTGTGTCAATAAGCCTTTTCTGAAACCTGTGTGAGCCTGGGCCCAGTCCCTGCAGAGCTCTTCCGTGTTACAGGGACAGGTTATGAAGCTGCCCTTTGCACCCAGATTGTTTTCTTTGAGCCAGAAAACTAAGTTGTGGCTCCCATGGATATTGTTTCATTGTTTGGAATTTAGACACATACATCGCCAACGACTTGCCAACACTGGTCTGGTGCCTGTGCTGAAGCTGCCGGTAATTCTGTGATGTGGTCCTGAGTTCCATGACCTGCCCCTCACTATTACCCGTCAGCACCCCCCATCTGCCACAGGCCTAAGGTGCTGGAGACACAGGACTTTCCAGAATCCAGTGTCACGGAGGCTGAGGTAAGCAGCCTGTACAGATAATGGACAGGGGCATTGCTCTTTTGGGCCCTGACATAGACGTGATCTTAGGGTCTGGGTATCTGAGCATCTCAAATGGATTTATCTTCCCACTACTGCTTTGAGGTGGGGTGGCGGTATTATCCAGCTTTTCAGAGGTGGCTCATGACTTGCCCACAGGCACACAGGGCAAGGGAATTAAGCCGATCTCTACTGAGTCACAGAACAATGCCTAGATAACAGCTTCATCCCTTCAGCATCTGAGCAGTTACAGGTCCAGGTGGATGATCTGCTGTGCCAGCCAcgctcacccctgtgctgcagagagTGGGGATGGCCGGCAGCCTGTTACATGGGTTTCATTCACTGGTCTGTTCTCCCACCATCTCAGCAAAGCTTAGAGcagtgagggggctgggctgaccTCTGTGCGGTGGTAGCAAGATAAACATATTCTCTGGGGAAGTCCCTGCAGATGGGAGTCATGACAGACTACCCTGTTGGGGCCTGAGGTAGCCCTGCAGGTCCCCTGCCCTCTAGGGTCCCTGCAAATACTGACATAGCCTGGAACACTTCAAGAAAGTTCCCCTTTTCTGGTTTCACATTTATTCAGTTCAAAGCACAGGCTCTCCTAACATCTGGCCCCAGCTTCCTCCTTCACTCACAAGACCCCCTTCCAAACTCCTTTCTGTGGTCTCTGCTGGTCTGAGCTTGCTGTATCCCTTGCTCCTCCTTTTCTCTGATATCCCCTgtccccctcagcctctccctgtgGCATTCTGCTCCTCTAATCATGTGTGATCTGGGCCATAGTCAGAGCTGCACTGGGAGCCAAGGCaagtgtggggagc contains:
- the LOC142003260 gene encoding olfactory receptor 51G2-like, with protein sequence MSSANDTKFNSAVFHLIGIPGHEDVHLWIALIFCLMYVISIVGNSVILLIIKTDPSLHEPMYIFLSMLAVTDIGMSLATMPTILGTFLFNSKDISLDACFAQLFFIHVLAKTESSVLLLMAFDRFIAISNPLRYTSILTLPRIAKVWLVLLLRGVAVIFPLPFLLKRFRYCRDNVLSHSYCLHQDVMKMACSDITVNSIYGMFTTLFTLGLDSLLIFLSYVMILKTVLSVASRAECLRALNTCVSHLCAVLLFYIPDIGLAVVHRFGNSSSHLFQVLLGYVYLLVPPLVNPIVYSVKSKHLRARIIRSFSK